A window of the Listeria swaminathanii genome harbors these coding sequences:
- a CDS encoding acetaldehyde dehydrogenase (acetylating) → MALEDKDLRSIQEVRNLIESANTAQKELAAMSQQQIDTIVKAIADAGYDAREKLAKMAHEETGFGIWQDKVIKNVFASKHVYNYIKDMKTIGMLKDDNENQVMEVAVPLGVVAGLIPSTNPTSTVIYKTLISIKAGNSIVFSPHPNALKAILETVRIISEAAEKAGCPKGAISCMTVPTIQGTDQLMKHKDTAVILATGGSAMVKAAYSSGTPAIGVGPGNGPAFIERSANIPRAVKHILDSKTFDNGTICASEQSVVVERVNKEAVIAEFRKQGAHFLSDAEAVQLGKFILRPNGSMNPAIVGKSVQHIADLAGLTVPADARVLIAEETKVGAKIPYSREKLAPILAFYTAETWQDACELSMDILYHEGAGHTLVIHSEDKAIIREFALKKPVSRLLVNTPGALGGIGATTNLVPALTLGCGAVGGSSSSDNIGPENLFNIRRIATGVLELEDIRKEENQATSELPVDADALIQSLVEKVLAELK, encoded by the coding sequence GTGGCACTAGAAGATAAAGATTTACGCTCAATCCAAGAAGTTCGTAACCTCATTGAATCAGCTAACACTGCACAAAAAGAACTTGCTGCAATGAGCCAACAACAAATTGATACAATTGTAAAAGCAATAGCGGATGCTGGTTATGATGCTCGCGAAAAACTCGCAAAAATGGCACATGAAGAAACTGGCTTTGGAATCTGGCAAGACAAAGTAATTAAAAACGTCTTTGCCTCGAAACACGTCTACAATTACATCAAAGATATGAAAACCATTGGTATGTTAAAAGATGATAACGAAAATCAAGTAATGGAGGTTGCTGTTCCACTAGGCGTAGTTGCAGGATTAATCCCGTCAACGAACCCGACATCCACTGTTATTTACAAAACACTTATTTCCATCAAAGCCGGAAATAGTATCGTATTTTCTCCACATCCAAACGCACTAAAAGCAATTCTTGAAACAGTAAGAATTATTAGTGAAGCTGCAGAAAAAGCTGGTTGTCCGAAAGGCGCTATCAGCTGTATGACTGTTCCAACCATTCAAGGAACAGATCAACTAATGAAGCATAAAGATACAGCAGTTATCCTTGCAACAGGTGGTTCTGCAATGGTAAAAGCCGCTTATTCATCTGGTACTCCAGCAATTGGAGTAGGTCCAGGTAATGGCCCAGCATTTATCGAACGCAGTGCTAACATTCCTCGCGCAGTAAAACATATTCTTGATTCTAAAACATTCGATAACGGAACAATTTGCGCATCTGAGCAATCTGTCGTTGTTGAACGTGTGAATAAAGAAGCTGTTATTGCTGAATTTAGAAAACAAGGAGCTCACTTCTTGTCCGATGCAGAAGCTGTTCAACTTGGTAAATTCATCTTACGTCCAAATGGTTCAATGAATCCAGCAATCGTAGGTAAAAGCGTGCAACATATCGCTGACCTTGCTGGCCTAACAGTTCCAGCTGACGCAAGAGTACTTATCGCTGAAGAAACAAAAGTTGGCGCTAAAATCCCTTATTCAAGAGAAAAATTAGCTCCAATCTTGGCTTTCTACACAGCAGAAACTTGGCAAGATGCTTGCGAGCTTAGCATGGATATCCTTTATCATGAAGGAGCTGGACATACACTTGTTATCCACTCTGAAGATAAAGCGATCATCCGCGAATTCGCACTGAAAAAACCAGTTTCCCGTCTCTTAGTTAATACACCAGGAGCACTTGGCGGAATTGGCGCAACAACAAATCTTGTACCTGCTTTAACACTTGGTTGTGGGGCAGTTGGAGGAAGTTCTTCATCTGATAATATCGGACCTGAAAATCTTTTCAACATTCGCCGCATTGCTACAGGCGTTTTAGAGTTAGAAGATATTCGTAAAGAAGAAAACCAAGCAACATCTGAACTTCCGGTTGATGCAGACGCACTGATCCAAAGTTTAGTAGAAAAAGTTTTAGCAGAATTAAAATAA
- the eutL gene encoding ethanolamine utilization microcompartment protein EutL produces MKNDKLPASVLSVKVVSNVDNGLFKQLDLKPHQRSLGIITSDCDDVTYTALDEATKAAEVDVVYAKSMYAGAGNASTKFAGEVIGIIAGPSPAEVKSGLAVAVDFIENGASFVSANEDDSVPYFAHCVSRTGTFLSKEANVAEGEAIAYLIAPPLEAMYALDAALKAADVTIGAFYGPPSETNFGGALLTGSQSACKAACDAFKMAVENVAENPLQY; encoded by the coding sequence ATGAAAAATGATAAATTACCTGCATCCGTTTTAAGTGTAAAAGTTGTATCTAACGTAGACAACGGTCTATTTAAACAACTTGACTTAAAACCGCATCAAAGAAGCCTTGGTATTATTACATCTGATTGTGATGATGTAACTTATACAGCGCTTGACGAAGCAACAAAAGCAGCTGAAGTAGACGTTGTTTATGCGAAAAGTATGTATGCTGGTGCTGGAAATGCATCCACAAAATTCGCTGGTGAAGTTATCGGTATTATTGCCGGACCAAGCCCTGCAGAAGTAAAAAGTGGTCTTGCTGTAGCAGTAGATTTCATCGAAAATGGTGCTAGCTTTGTTAGTGCAAACGAAGATGATAGCGTACCTTACTTCGCACACTGTGTTTCAAGAACTGGTACATTCCTTTCTAAAGAAGCAAATGTTGCAGAAGGTGAAGCGATTGCTTACTTAATCGCCCCTCCACTTGAAGCAATGTATGCTCTAGACGCAGCGCTTAAAGCAGCAGATGTAACAATCGGAGCTTTCTACGGCCCACCGTCCGAAACAAACTTTGGCGGCGCACTTTTAACAGGTAGCCAATCTGCATGTAAAGCAGCTTGTGACGCCTTCAAAATGGCAGTAGAAAATGTGGCTGAAAATCCACTTCAATATTAA
- a CDS encoding BMC domain-containing protein, with protein sequence MSNEALGLIEVTGFLGAVVAADTCLKAANVELIQCEVISGGLTTVELTGDVGAVNAAIEAGKAATEDLGCLVSSHVIARMSEDTKALFVPQEEVKPQPKEVKQEEPKEEIQKVVEVKTNTKSAEKELRAMKVIDLRKLAYTLDNVPIPKSKIKYANKDKLVHALKDIYGRSEN encoded by the coding sequence ATGTCAAATGAAGCACTAGGTTTAATTGAAGTCACTGGTTTTCTTGGTGCTGTTGTTGCAGCTGATACATGTTTAAAAGCAGCGAATGTTGAGCTAATTCAATGCGAAGTCATTAGCGGCGGATTAACAACAGTTGAATTAACTGGTGATGTAGGTGCAGTAAATGCAGCTATTGAAGCAGGAAAAGCAGCAACAGAAGACTTAGGTTGTTTAGTATCAAGCCATGTTATTGCACGAATGAGCGAAGATACAAAAGCACTTTTTGTTCCTCAAGAAGAAGTTAAACCACAACCAAAAGAAGTCAAACAAGAAGAACCAAAAGAAGAAATTCAAAAAGTCGTAGAAGTGAAAACAAACACCAAGAGTGCAGAAAAAGAACTTCGCGCAATGAAAGTTATTGATTTAAGGAAACTTGCTTACACATTAGATAATGTGCCTATTCCAAAGAGCAAGATTAAATATGCGAACAAGGATAAACTTGTTCACGCACTAAAAGACATTTATGGAAGGAGTGAAAACTAG